In Kryptolebias marmoratus isolate JLee-2015 linkage group LG11, ASM164957v2, whole genome shotgun sequence, the following proteins share a genomic window:
- the hsf4 gene encoding heat shock factor protein 4, whose protein sequence is MQESPGAVGVDGSYSSNVPAFLTKLWTLVEDPDTNHLICWSATGTSFHVFDQGRFAKEVLPKYFKHNNMASFVRQLNMYGFRKVVNIEQSGLVKPERDDTEFQHLYFLQGHEHMLEHIKRKVSIVKSEETKVRQEDLSKLLYEVQLLRTQQDNMECQMQDMKQQNEVLWREVVSLRQNHTQQQKVMNKLIQFLFSQMQPNTPSAVGLKRKLPLMLDDGSASPPAAKFSHGHQIDSIHEPFYIHSPSSDSVSCSAGGLTGGPIISDVTDMCQASMTIQMQPDEAGEKCMMMIKEEPVSPGVRGGGGKGGGGEAVALTSTCEVCCSEPPVLPVAMVQSVLEGRGAAASMVERRSKRAHLDRAEVSDTVENVDMSLEELQQLLLRSHQQGAEAGVSGVLDPFSLSLPLNEWNFTEMESNLKSYMFQNQEAEAFPAAGCEEQ, encoded by the exons ATGCAGGAGTCTCCAGGAGCTGTGGGCGTTGATGGCAGCTACAGCAGCAACGTTCCCGCCTTTCTCACCAAGCTGTGGACGCTGGTGGAGGACCCAGATACCAACCACCTGATCTGCTGGAGCGCC ACAGGGACGAGTTTTCACGTCTTCGACCAGGGACGCTTCGCCAAGGAGGTTCTGCCAAAGTactttaaacacaacaacatggCGAGCTTCGTCCGCCAGCTCaacatgt ACGGGTTCCGTAAAGTGGTGAACATCGAGCAGAGCGGCCTGGTGAAGCCTGAGAGGGACGATACGGAGTTCCAACATCTCTACTTCCTGCAGGGACATGAACACATGCTGGAGCACATCAAGAGGAAG GTGTCCATCGTGAAAAGTGAGGAGACCAAAGTTCGTCAGGAGGACCTCAGCAAGCTGCTGTATGAAGTCCAGCTCCTCAGGACACAGCAGGACAACATGGAGTGTCAGATGCAGGACATGAAGCA GCAGAATGAGGTTCTGTGGAGGGAGGTGGTGTCTCTGAGACAGAACCACACGCAGCAGCAGAAAGTCATGAACAAG CTGATTCAGTTTCTGTTCAGCCAGATGCAGCCCAACACACCCAGCGCTGTGGGCCTGAAGCGAAAATT ACCCCTGATGTTGGACGACGGCTCTGCCAGCCCTCCTGCCGCCAAGTTCAGCCACGGGCATCAGATCGACTCCATCCATGAGCCTTTCTACATCCATTCA CCATCCAGTGATTCAGTTTCCTGCTCTGCTGGTGGGCTGACAGGAGGACCAATCATATCAGATGTTACTGACATGTGTCAGGCCAGCATGACCATTCAGATGCAGCCTGACGAGGCCGG GGAGAAGTGCATGATGATGATTAAAGAGGAGCCCGTCAGCCCCGGAGtccggggaggaggagggaaaggaGGCGGAGGGGAGGCCGTGGCGTTGACCTCCACCTGTGAGGTGTGCTGCTCCGAGCCTCCTGTCCTGCCCGTCGCCATGGTGCAGTCTGTGCTGGAGGGCCGGGGCGCAGCGGCTTCGATGGTGGAGAGGAGGAGCAAGAGAGCCCACCTGGACAG ggctGAGGTTTCCGACACCGTGGAGAACGTGGACATGAGTCTGGAGgagcttcagcagctgctgctcaggagccaccagcagggggcagaaGCTGGAGTCAGCGGTGTCCTGGAC CCTTTCAGTTTGAGCTTGCCGCTGAATGAGTGGAACTTCACAGAGATGGAGTCCAACCTGAAATCA tacatGTTCCAGAACCAGGAAGCAGAAGCTTTTCCTGCTGCAGGCTGTGAGGAACAGTGA